In one window of Calypte anna isolate BGI_N300 chromosome 1, bCalAnn1_v1.p, whole genome shotgun sequence DNA:
- the LOC103534649 gene encoding cathepsin E-A: MRVILLAVVYIPFTVAMERIPLIRFKSIKKQLKEKGELEEFWRDHHPDVFARRYLHCFPADIALSVGTASERLYDYMNAQYYGVVSVGTPPQRFTVVFDTGSSNFWVPSAYCISEACRVHQKFKSFLSDSYEHGGEAFSLQYGSGHLLGIAGKDTLQISNISIKGQDFGESVFEPGLTFALAHFDGVLGLGYPSLAVGNALPVFDSIMNQQLVEEPVFSFYLKRGDDTDNGGELILGGIDHSRYKGSIHWVPVTDKSYWQIHLNNIKIQGQVAFCSHGCEAIVDSGTSLITGPSLQIRRLQEYIGASPSHTGEFLVDCRRLSSLPHISFTIGHHEYRLTAEQYILKESIEDQTFCMSGFQALDIPTRSGPLWILGDVFMSAFYCIFDRGNDRVGFAKAVHRKDYH, encoded by the exons ATGAGGGTGATACTACTGGCTGTGGTTTACATCCCATTCACTGTGGCCATGGAACG AATCCCTCTCATTCGATTCAAATCTATCAAgaaacagctgaaggaaaagggagaattAGAGGAATTCTGGAGGGATCACCACCCTGATGTTTTTGCACGGAGGTATCTGCATTGCTTCCCTGCAGATATTGCTTTATCAGTAGGAACAGCTTCAGAAAGGCTGTATGATTACATGAAT GCACAGTACTATGGAGTTGTGAGTGTTGGCACCCCCCCGCAGAGGTTCACCGTTGTGTTTGACACTGGCTCCTCCAATTTTTGGGTCCCTTCTGCATATTGCATCAGCGAAGCATGCC GAGTGCACCAGAAATTTAAGTCCTTCCTGTCGGATTCGTATGAGCATGGAGGGGAAGCTTTCTCCTTGCAGTATGGCTCAGGACATCTTCTGGGCATTGCTGGCAAAGACACCTTGCAG ATAAGTAACATCTCCATCAAGGGACAGGACTTTGGAGAGTCAGTGTTTGAGCCTGGACTAACCTTTGCCCTTGCCCACTTTGATGGCGTGCTGGGTTTGGGCTACCCCTCCTTAGCAGTGGGAAATGCTCTGCCTGTGTTTGACAGCATCATGAACCAGCAGCTCGTAGAGGAGCCAGTCTTCTCTTTCTATCTGAAAAg agGAGATGACACGGACAATGGTGGTGAGTTGATTCTGGGGGGCATAGACCATTCCCGCTACAAAGGTTCAATCCACTGGGTTCCAGTCACTGACAAAAGCTACTGGCAAATACACCTGAACaa CATAAAGATCCAGGGCCAGGTGGCATTTTGCTCCCATGGCTGCGAAGCCATCGTTGACTCAGGCACTTCTCTTATCACTGGCCCCTCTTTGCAAATCAGGCGATTACAGGAGTATATTGGGGCAAGCCCATCACATACTGGAGAG TTTCTTGTAGACTGCAGAAGACTGTCCAGCTTGCCTCACATAAGCTTCACGATTGGACACCATGAGTACAGGCTGACAGCAGAGCAATACATCCTCAAG GAGTCGATTGAAGACCAAACCTTCTGCATGAGTGGCTTTCAGGCTCTCGACATCCCCACTCGCTCTGGCCCCCTCTGGATTTTGGGAGATGTCTTTATGTCTGCGTTTTACTGCATTTTTGACCGTGGGAATGACAGAGTGGGGTTTGCAAAAGCTGTTCATAGGAAGGATTACCACTGA